The sequence below is a genomic window from Fibrobacter succinogenes.
CCGCAACCGAACACGGTCGAAAGTTTACCGCGGCAAAGGCTACGAGCCGTATTCAAAACGCGTTCAAGAGCATCCGGCGTGTGGGCGTAATCCACAATCACGTGCTTGCCATCCTTGCTCCAGACCTTTTCAAAACGGCCCGGAACGCGAACATTTGCAATCGCCTTGCGCATAGCGTCTTCAGGAATTGCAAGCGCATGAGCCCAAGAAAGCACCAAGAGCACATTGTCAACGTTAAAGTCACCACAAAGCGGAGTTTCAAATTTTTCGGTCGCAATCATCGGAAGCGTAAATTCAAGACCGTCTTCCGTGCTTTTCACTTCGCCAAACGGCTTTACATCGGCCTTGGCCTTGCCGAGTCTCGAAACAGCAACCTTGCGGCAATCCAAGCAATTAAAGAGTTTTTCGCCATGTTCATCATCAATATTGATAACGGCAACACCATTTTCGGCGAGGTACTTTGTAAAGAGCAACTTCTTTGCTTCAAAGTAAGCATCCATCGTCTTGTGGTAATCGAGATGGTCTTGCGTCAAGTTGCTAAAGAGCCCGCTCTTGTAATGGATTCCAGCAACACGTCCTTGATGGAGCGAATGCGAAGACGCTTCCATCACGAGGTCCGTGCAGCCAGCATCAACAGCGCGAGCGGCAAATGCATAAAGGTCCAAAAGCCCCGGAGTCGTAAGCGTTGCCGGCACGGACTTGTCACCAATCTTGTTCAAAATGGTTCCAAGAAGAGCCACCTTGTGGCCTGCGGCTTCGAGCATGGCATTCATCAAAAACGCACTAGTTGTCTTGCCGTTCGTGCCTGTGATGGCATGGCAAATCAACTTGCTGAACGGGTCTTTGTAGAAAATTTTAGCAGCTTCAAGGCGCGCGGCCTTCACGTCGGGCACCTGAATCCATTTTGACGTAAGCCCTTCTGGAGCCATCGTCTCGCCCACAACTGCCACGGCGCCAGCAGCAATGGCACTACGGGCAAATGCTTCGTACCCTTCCGTTGGAACAGAGAAGAACAAATTCCCCGGTTTCACACGGCGGGAATCATCACAAAGCCCCGTCACGGACAACTTTTCCATAAGTCCTTCCGAAATCATCAGCTTTTCTCCTTTAAGGTCAGCTTGCAAACCGCCCCCTTCCGCAAGGCTTCTTCGGCCTTGGGTTCCTGAGCAACAACGCGTCCCTTTCCTGTATATTCAACATTCATACGGATGTTCCCCATCACTTCGAGAGCATCCTTCAGCGAAAGCCCTTGCAAATTGGGCATACGGCTTGCCACCGCATCGCCAAGCAAAAGCGTTTTGCCATTGACAAGTCCCATATCAACTCGTTCCGAAATCACGCGGAGTCCCTTGCCTTCAAAGCGGACAGGGCAACGGTGTTTCTTTGCATATTCCTTAGCCGAAGAAGCCGTCATCCCGGCAAAATCCTTATCGCACGGAGAACCTAGTTTCACCTGCTTTAAGTTGTGCGCAATCGGCGAAAGCGCCGGATGATAATAAATCCCTTCCATGATGCGGCGGAAAATCGGGCCTGCAGTAAGGCCACCCACATGTTTACCTTGCGGGTCGTCCACAAGCACCAAGCACACATAACGCGTATCTTCAGCAGGAGCAAGCCCAATGAACGAAGCCACTTGAGAATTGCGGTCGTAAGAGCGGGTCAAGTGATTGTACTTTTCAGCCGTACCCGTCTTCCCGCCAAACAAAACATCTTTCAACTTCTGCGATGCCACACGCTTTGCCGTACCACTGTTCACCACGCGATTGAGCATTTTGCGGATTGTTGCTGCCGTCTTTTCAGAAACAACTCTACGGAGTTCTACCGGTTTGTTCCTTTCGACAACATCGCCATTAGAATTGCGCCATTCCTTCACAATCTGCGGGCGCATCAACGTTCCGCCATTCGCAATCGCCGCATACGCCATTACCATCTGGATTGGAGTCGTAGAAACAGCATGTCCAAAGCCCATCGTCTTTAAAGTTCTATCGTCACGAGTGAGTTCCGTCGGAGTCAAAAGTCTGCCGTTTTCTTCGCCCTCATAATTGTCAAAAGCTCTAGTGCCAATACCAAAAGCACGAGCCATTTTGAACAAACGTTCAGCGCCCACTTCATCGGCAATCTTTGCAAAAACAATGTTCGAAGACTGCACCATCGCTTCGCTCATGTCCATATCGCCATAAACGTGCGTATCGCAAATTTTTTCAATCTTCGGGTTCCATTGCCAGCAACGACCTTCGTTCACAAAAATCTTGTTCGGACTAACGGCATTATTTTCAAGAGCAGCCGCAGCTGTAATCACCTTGAACGTTGAACCTGGTTCATATGACATCGAAATAATTTCGTTCTTTGCCATGCGACCGATTCCCTGAATTTTGGAGTTCGGGTCAAATGTCGGGTAGCTCGCCATCGCCAAAATTTCGCCCGTGTACGGATCTACGACAACGGCACTAGCGCTCGTTGCCATAAATTCAGCAACACCATCCTTCAATGCCTTTTCGACAATTTCCTGCATGTTGCGGTCAATCGTCAAAACAAGATTCAAGCCAGACTTTGCTTCGACCACATTCTTCGAGCGGTAATAAACTTCACGACGGTGCACGTCCTGCACGCTCACGCGGAGCCCTTCGTCACCACGAAGGCTATCGTCGAAAATCTTTTCCATGCCCATGCTACCGCTGCCGTTATAGCCAACCTTGCCCACAATCTGCGATGCAAGTGATCCCTGCAAGAACAATCGACTGTAACCCAAATTGTCGCTCGTATCGCGCATGCTTTCGGCAAACACAATACCATTACGGTCCATAATCGAGCCGCGTTCTGCATACAAATTCTTCGTATGCGTCACCATGGACTTTGTGTTCACCTGGTAAAGATTGCGGTTCATCACCTGGATATCAAACGTCTGGAAAACCAAGACGACAATCGTGCAAAGCACAAGGCTCTTCAATATAAACAGGGGATCTGCGCCGTATTTATTCATTCGACTCCCCCGTTATCATGACTTTTACCGGAACCTCGTAAAGACCAAGGCCCGTCTCTTCTGCAAACTTTGCCAAATGGCTCATGGATGTAAGCTTGTTGATCTCGTAATCCCTCAAAAGGATTTCACGATTGAGCAAGCTCGCCTTTTCCCTTAACCCATAGAAAGTGCCATAAAGACGATTAATGCGGTTTTGCATGTACACCGGGAACATGCATGCCGCCGTAATCATGAGAACGAATAAGAATACGATTCTCATGACGCCGCCCCTGCCGGAACCTGCGGATAAATTCTGCTCTTCCTTAGTCATACTCTTTCATAAATCCTAAGCTTTGCAGAACGTGCCCGACTGTTCCTGTTGATTTCTTCGGCCGAGGGCAAAATCGGCTTACGATTCACTTTCTTTAAACGCTGGTGGTTGCCACCGCACATGCAAACCGGCAAGTTTTCCGGGCAAATGCACGCCTTTTCAAATTCAGCAGCTGTTTCCTTGACGCAACGGTCTTCAACAGAGTGGTAGCTCATCACGACCAAACGACCGCCCACCTTGAGGCAGTCTACCGCGGCGCGGATACTATCTTCAATCTGCTTGAGCTCGCCGTTCACTTCCATGCGAATGGCCTGGAACACGCGAGCCAAAAGGCTATTTGCATCACGGCGCTTGTCTGGGAACACAGCTTCGACAACAGCCTTGATATCGCTCGGGAGCACATCGCGGCTCGCAGCCGCAATTTCGGCAACTTTTTCTTTAATGCGAGAAGCAAGCTTGAACGCTCGATCCATATCGGCATTCTTGCGGAGCGCCGCTGCAAAATCATCTTCGCTTACCGTGCGGAGCCATTCCTGCGCAGATACATCTTCGCGACGGTCCATGCGAAGGTCGAGCGGATTATCGCCTACAAACGTAAAACCACGGCTAGAGTCATCCACCTGATGACTGCTGATGCCGAGATCGTAAAGGACGCCATCGAGTGTATTCGGCGCAATTTCATTTCCGAGTTCGCTAAACGGAACCGGATGGACAATAAACTTCGGAGCAACACCAGCAAGACGCTTCGTTGCAAACTGGACCGCTTCATCGTCGCGGTCAAATGCATGCAGCGTGCCTTCGGAATCAAGCTTTTGGGCAATAGCGTAAGAATGGCCGCCACCGCCAAGCGTGCAGTCCGAATAGGTGCCATTCGGCTTGATATTCAAGCCTTCAAGACATTCCTTGAGCATCACCGGATCGTGATAGAATTCTCTCCCTTGAACTCCAGCGACCGCGGCTTCCGAAATTTCATTTACATGTACTGACTTGCGGAGATTCTTATCTGCCATTATCCCCCTCCGTCAAGCCTTCACCATAGAACGCAGCGTCGAAAGCTTCGATTGCATCATTTGTCTGCAATCCATACTTTTCGTTGTAACGTTCAGGATTCCATAATTCGAGAGTCTTACCGCGGGCCTGGACATAAAGCACTTCGTCTTTAAGGCCGGCATACTCCAATAAAATCTTGGGGAGTAAAATGCGATTCTGGCCATCCATCTCCACGACTGTGGGGCTGAGGCCTCTCCGAACTAAATCGGCTTGACGGCGGTCGGACCTAGCATCCAAGTCCGCCATGAATTTCTCAAACTCAGATAGGACGAACAACCGGAGGGTGCGGTCCGGGCCACGAGTGACCACGAACTCATTCCCTTCGGACGCCGAAAGCTGACGACGGAATTCCCTAGGGAAGGAGGTCCTTCCCTTTCCATCAATCGCCGTTTGGGCTTGTCCTATGAAAGAAGTGAAATCCATATTTGACACATTTTACCACAACACTTATCACACGTGGTAAATATACCCACTTTCACCCACAGTGGCAACACAAAACAGAGGTCAAACTTAAAAAAAGCATACTTTCACCCTCTGATGAGAAAAATTTTACACAAAAATTTGCTCATATGAGCAATCTTTCAAAGCTAGTAAGATAATATTTACGTAAGAAATTTATTAGAAATGATAGTTAGTAGACAGTAGGAAGTAGGCGGTAGGAAGTAAACCGCAAACAAAACACGCTATTTTCTAAATTTTCTAGTAACTACTAACTATTAACTAGTAACTAAGTCTCCATGCTTCTCCGCACACCTGATTTTTATGATTCGTTCCACTGCATCGCTGGCAAATGCACCGACACTTGTTGCATCGGCTGGGAAATCGACATTGACGAAGCTAGCGCCAAACGCTACGCCAAAGTCAAAGGCGCATTCGGAGAAAAGCTCCGCGAAAACATCAAAGACAATCATTTCAAATTGAGTCCTGGCGACCGCTGCCCATTTTTAAGGCAAGACGGACTTTGCGACATGATTTGTCATCTTGGCGAAGACAGTCTCTGTGACATTTGCCGTGAGCACCCGCGATTTGTCGAAGTTTACGGCGACATCATGGAAAAAGGCATCGGGCTTTGTTGCGAAGAAGGCGTGCGGCTTCTGCTCGAATGCAAAAGCACAGCCTCCTCGCCCATTGCATTTGTCGAGCGCGAAATTGACGATGAACCAGACGACATTCCCGACGAAGCTCTCGAAGCCCGCGATGCCATATTTGAAGAACGCGAGCATTTATTCAAAATCCTTGCAGACCACAGCAAACCTCTTAACAAGCGTATAATCGAATTGTTAGACTTTGCCGTTGAAACAAGCGGGTTTGAAAATTTCGAACAAAGTTTTAACAATTATTCAGTAAAATCAACCGACAGCACAAGCAACGCCAAAATTTCGAACAACATCCTCCAGTCGTGGATCGACGTTTTAGGCAAAGGCGAAAGCTACGGACCGGCTTGGGACAGCGCTTACAAAGAGTTAGTACAAATTTTACATACCCCCGATAGTTCAATCGGTAACGTCGGACACTTCACCGATAGCGACGGCGAAAAAATCATCGCCTATCTACTATTCCGTTACTACGAAAAAAGTCTGTTCGACGGGAACAGCCTTACCAAAGTCGAGTTCGCCATTTACTTCTGGATTATGGTGAAGAAATTAGGCGCCATTTTAACCAAAATCGACGCTATAAAATTACTGAGCAAGCAAACTGAATACTCCGAAGAAATCATGGGCATTCTAGAGGAAGAATTCATGGAAAATCCGCTATTTTCGCCAGAGAATTTCAAGAGAATCTTGAGAGAATAGCGTCACCGCCCGAGAAACGTTATTTTTTACATTATTTTTGCCTTTTTTTGACGAAAATCACAATTAACCCCCTTATTTTTTGGTATTTTACAACTGTTTAAATAGGATTCCCAGGGATTAACCCAAAGTCTTTAGGAGTATGTGCATGTTTAGTCGTATTTTCACCTTGATCGCTTTCGCTGCAGCAATGACTTTTGCGCAGTTTGCACCAGAACCGCAAGTTGCCGACATCAAATTAATGATGGATTCCAAGACCGAACAACCCATGAAAATGGACTTTTCCAAGCACCTTTCGGGCATCAGCGATCCGGGTATCATGTTCAGCCATTTCGCTAACCGCCCGCTGCTCATCTACTATTTCAGCCCCAAGTGCCCGCACTGCCAAAAACACTTCCCCGAAATTCAGAACCTCATCAAGGAATATGAAGCCAAGGGACTTACGGGTATTGCCATCGGTCTGAACGGCGGCATCAAGAAGAACGACATCCGCATCTTCATCGACCAATACCATGCCGTCATTCCAGTATTCCAAGACACGGATAGCGAATTCGGCCCCACTTACGGCACCGGCTACATTCCAGTCGTCTACCTGGTGCAGAAGGACGGCACGTTCTACCGCTACGAGACGCTGAACGAAGCGAACATGAACCATTTGCGCGCGACGCTGAACAAAATTTTGAAGAAGCAATAATAAACTTGTCATTCCCCTAACGGGGCTTGACTGCTGCGGGTATCAAATGTGAGTTCACAAGCGACCTCTCGCTTGATACCCTTGCTTGTCATTCCCGCCCGCGAACGGGAATCTTCATTTTTTGCCCCGGCTCTTAGCTGGGGGCTTTTGTTTTGTCGGCGGGAGGCTGCAGCTATGATATCGGCGGGAGGTGACAACGCTTCGCGTTGTCACTCCGGCTTCGGCTCGAATATGCCGACAAGCGAGCTTGTCGGCGCATCACTCGCCTTGCTCTGTAGTCACAAAGCACTCCGTGCTTTGTAGCCTCTGCTACGGCTCGGCAATGCCCGAGCAAGCTCGGTCGCTGCTCTCGCCTTACGCAGAGGTCGAACCCACATATCCTCGTCGTGGGTTCCGTTGAAAATATAAAAGGTTCGCGCGCCAGTGGCGCACGAACCTTTTATACCGTCGGCGGGAGTCGAACCCACGACCCGTTGCTTAGAAGGCAACTGCTCTATCCAACTGAGCTACGACGGCATTTGTGAGCACACAATATAGTAAATTATTTGTTTTTTCGTCAATTTTCAATCGATTCTTCC
It includes:
- a CDS encoding UDP-N-acetylmuramoyl-L-alanyl-D-glutamate--2,6-diaminopimelate ligase — its product is MEKLSVTGLCDDSRRVKPGNLFFSVPTEGYEAFARSAIAAGAVAVVGETMAPEGLTSKWIQVPDVKAARLEAAKIFYKDPFSKLICHAITGTNGKTTSAFLMNAMLEAAGHKVALLGTILNKIGDKSVPATLTTPGLLDLYAFAARAVDAGCTDLVMEASSHSLHQGRVAGIHYKSGLFSNLTQDHLDYHKTMDAYFEAKKLLFTKYLAENGVAVINIDDEHGEKLFNCLDCRKVAVSRLGKAKADVKPFGEVKSTEDGLEFTLPMIATEKFETPLCGDFNVDNVLLVLSWAHALAIPEDAMRKAIANVRVPGRFEKVWSKDGKHVIVDYAHTPDALERVLNTARSLCRGKLSTVFGCGGDRDKTKRPIMGGIAERIADKAWLTSDNPRTEKPADIIADVRAGMTTDKFEVVENREEAINRACAELKSGDWLVIAGKGHEDYQIIGKTKHHFDDREIAVKAMSDAEA
- a CDS encoding penicillin-binding protein, producing the protein MNKYGADPLFILKSLVLCTIVVLVFQTFDIQVMNRNLYQVNTKSMVTHTKNLYAERGSIMDRNGIVFAESMRDTSDNLGYSRLFLQGSLASQIVGKVGYNGSGSMGMEKIFDDSLRGDEGLRVSVQDVHRREVYYRSKNVVEAKSGLNLVLTIDRNMQEIVEKALKDGVAEFMATSASAVVVDPYTGEILAMASYPTFDPNSKIQGIGRMAKNEIISMSYEPGSTFKVITAAAALENNAVSPNKIFVNEGRCWQWNPKIEKICDTHVYGDMDMSEAMVQSSNIVFAKIADEVGAERLFKMARAFGIGTRAFDNYEGEENGRLLTPTELTRDDRTLKTMGFGHAVSTTPIQMVMAYAAIANGGTLMRPQIVKEWRNSNGDVVERNKPVELRRVVSEKTAATIRKMLNRVVNSGTAKRVASQKLKDVLFGGKTGTAEKYNHLTRSYDRNSQVASFIGLAPAEDTRYVCLVLVDDPQGKHVGGLTAGPIFRRIMEGIYYHPALSPIAHNLKQVKLGSPCDKDFAGMTASSAKEYAKKHRCPVRFEGKGLRVISERVDMGLVNGKTLLLGDAVASRMPNLQGLSLKDALEVMGNIRMNVEYTGKGRVVAQEPKAEEALRKGAVCKLTLKEKS
- the rsmH gene encoding 16S rRNA (cytosine(1402)-N(4))-methyltransferase RsmH — its product is MADKNLRKSVHVNEISEAAVAGVQGREFYHDPVMLKECLEGLNIKPNGTYSDCTLGGGGHSYAIAQKLDSEGTLHAFDRDDEAVQFATKRLAGVAPKFIVHPVPFSELGNEIAPNTLDGVLYDLGISSHQVDDSSRGFTFVGDNPLDLRMDRREDVSAQEWLRTVSEDDFAAALRKNADMDRAFKLASRIKEKVAEIAAASRDVLPSDIKAVVEAVFPDKRRDANSLLARVFQAIRMEVNGELKQIEDSIRAAVDCLKVGGRLVVMSYHSVEDRCVKETAAEFEKACICPENLPVCMCGGNHQRLKKVNRKPILPSAEEINRNSRARSAKLRIYERV
- a CDS encoding division/cell wall cluster transcriptional repressor MraZ, with amino-acid sequence MDFTSFIGQAQTAIDGKGRTSFPREFRRQLSASEGNEFVVTRGPDRTLRLFVLSEFEKFMADLDARSDRRQADLVRRGLSPTVVEMDGQNRILLPKILLEYAGLKDEVLYVQARGKTLELWNPERYNEKYGLQTNDAIEAFDAAFYGEGLTEGDNGR
- the fliB gene encoding flagellin lysine-N-methylase — encoded protein: MLLRTPDFYDSFHCIAGKCTDTCCIGWEIDIDEASAKRYAKVKGAFGEKLRENIKDNHFKLSPGDRCPFLRQDGLCDMICHLGEDSLCDICREHPRFVEVYGDIMEKGIGLCCEEGVRLLLECKSTASSPIAFVEREIDDEPDDIPDEALEARDAIFEEREHLFKILADHSKPLNKRIIELLDFAVETSGFENFEQSFNNYSVKSTDSTSNAKISNNILQSWIDVLGKGESYGPAWDSAYKELVQILHTPDSSIGNVGHFTDSDGEKIIAYLLFRYYEKSLFDGNSLTKVEFAIYFWIMVKKLGAILTKIDAIKLLSKQTEYSEEIMGILEEEFMENPLFSPENFKRILRE
- a CDS encoding TlpA disulfide reductase family protein; this translates as MFSRIFTLIAFAAAMTFAQFAPEPQVADIKLMMDSKTEQPMKMDFSKHLSGISDPGIMFSHFANRPLLIYYFSPKCPHCQKHFPEIQNLIKEYEAKGLTGIAIGLNGGIKKNDIRIFIDQYHAVIPVFQDTDSEFGPTYGTGYIPVVYLVQKDGTFYRYETLNEANMNHLRATLNKILKKQ